From a region of the Verrucomicrobiia bacterium genome:
- the frr gene encoding ribosome recycling factor has protein sequence MVQQMVSAAKPKMDAAIAHFGDELKTVRTGRANAAMLDGVMVSAYGSMMPLKQVATVTSPEPQQLMVQPFDAGLLNDIRVGIVQADMGFNPSDDGRTLRIVIPPLTAERREELVKKVGKMAEQTRITLRNIRAEVWEHVQKAQKDGQISEDNRDWGRDEIDKVTGEYNKKVEALVKEKEVEITTV, from the coding sequence ATGGTCCAGCAAATGGTCTCTGCCGCAAAACCTAAGATGGATGCCGCTATCGCTCACTTTGGTGATGAGCTGAAGACGGTCCGTACCGGCCGTGCTAACGCCGCTATGCTTGATGGGGTTATGGTAAGTGCCTATGGTTCCATGATGCCGCTTAAACAGGTGGCCACTGTCACTAGCCCTGAGCCGCAGCAGCTCATGGTCCAGCCGTTTGACGCAGGGCTGTTGAACGATATCCGAGTAGGCATTGTCCAAGCCGACATGGGCTTCAACCCTTCGGATGACGGACGGACACTGCGCATTGTCATCCCCCCGCTAACGGCGGAGCGCCGGGAAGAACTGGTAAAGAAAGTGGGTAAGATGGCAGAGCAGACCCGCATTACCCTTCGCAATATCCGGGCTGAAGTATGGGAGCATGTGCAGAAGGCTCAGAAAGACGGCCAGATCTCTGAAGATAACCGTGACTGGGGCCGCGATGAAATCGACAAGGTCACAGGCGAGTACAATAAAAAGGTTGAGGCGTTGGTGAAAGAAAAAGAAGTGGAGATTACCACGGTCTAA